The Coffea arabica cultivar ET-39 chromosome 1e, Coffea Arabica ET-39 HiFi, whole genome shotgun sequence genome has a window encoding:
- the LOC140018756 gene encoding uncharacterized protein produces MGENLKKDQEAKKEHLKWTQTMDDAYIQTLLNQHYEGYRLDGTFTTTAYNNIVKELKDKLGKDFTKGHLMNRMKTLKLHFNECYDLFRNGKFSGFSWSPVTKTWNAKPEVWEQLLKEKSDAEKWRTKQIHNYDKLEELFAKD; encoded by the exons ATGGGTGAAAATTTGAAGAAAGATCAGGAAGCTAAGAAAGAGCACTTGAAATGGACACAAACTATGGATGATGCTTATATCCAAACATTATTGAATCAACACTATGAAGGGTATCGACTTGATGGAACTTTCACAACAACGGCATATAACAACATTGTCAAGGAATTGAAGGATAAACTTGGCAAGGATTTCACCAAAGGTCATTTGATGAATCGAATGAAGACACTTAAATTGCATTTCAATGAGTGTTATGACTTGTTTAGAAATGGAAAATTTAGTGGCTTTTCTTGGAGCCCTGTGACAAAAACTTGGAATGCTAAACCTGAAGTTTGGGAGCAACTTTTAAAG GAAAAATCTGATGCTGAAAAATGGAGGACAAAACAAATCCATAACTATGACAAATTAGAAGAGTTATTTGCTAAGGATTGA